One stretch of Brevinematales bacterium DNA includes these proteins:
- a CDS encoding STAS domain-containing protein — protein MEISRREIGDVVVFDVNGEIDLYNAPQIKELVRQEIEKGKVNIVVNLDKVSYIDSSGIGVLISSLSNLKKVGGGLKLANVYASVRKVFELTKLTGFFDIYDSVDNAVSSFNQ, from the coding sequence ATGGAAATTTCGAGGAGAGAAATAGGAGATGTTGTTGTTTTTGATGTTAATGGTGAAATTGATCTTTATAATGCTCCCCAGATAAAGGAGCTTGTAAGACAGGAAATTGAAAAAGGGAAGGTTAATATTGTTGTTAACCTTGATAAGGTTAGTTATATTGATTCCTCTGGTATAGGTGTCTTAATATCAAGTCTTTCAAATCTTAAGAAAGTAGGTGGGGGGCTTAAGCTCGCTAATGTTTATGCTTCTGTAAGGAAAGTTTTTGAACTTACGAAGTTAACGGGGTTTTTTGATATATACGATTCCGTCGATAACGCTGTTAGTTCTTTTAATCAATAA
- a CDS encoding sugar ABC transporter permease — MDKLARRIKREKAIKEFLTAFAFLTPNFFGFLLITAFPVVAVFFLALAKWDGISYPSKAKGEIYFITTSPAREDIYIPKGTIIESDVEVTKKFSARIDQSILQSSVYKLPKLGETTVLPMSVRGKEEFTFNFPANSEFLVEFIVKYTDENGEPITTNVIVSFVNESEFEVSVGASFEVYGKFSKVVSGVYKEGLEVEASSISIKANYSKSITFVGITEESVTILKGATNSEYPVKISSLKTGDEYNLQEGTILIPKNDLPVKDVRGYIDTSLVGGKTGIQFIGLDNFERLFTRDKDFWRYFINTLIFMLQIPLGMAFAIILALALNQKLKGITFFRTLYFLPYISNLVAVAMLWRWIYNDQGLLNELLKSIGVINPPSWLGDGNWAKVAIIVMDVWKNVGYTMLVYLASLQQIPSFLYEAADIDGANELQKFAYITWPMLAPTNFFIVIIGVINGFQAFGSQYVLTGGGPAGATKTIVYYIYNNAFQWFQMGYAAALSVFLFFVMMIFTIIQWRMGRESTSSSW, encoded by the coding sequence ATGGATAAGCTTGCTAGAAGGATAAAAAGGGAGAAAGCCATAAAAGAATTTCTTACTGCTTTTGCTTTTCTAACACCTAACTTTTTTGGTTTTTTGCTTATAACTGCGTTTCCTGTAGTTGCGGTATTTTTTCTTGCTTTAGCAAAGTGGGATGGTATAAGTTACCCCTCTAAGGCAAAAGGAGAAATCTATTTTATTACAACTTCGCCTGCTCGAGAGGATATATATATACCTAAAGGTACCATTATAGAGTCAGACGTTGAAGTTACTAAGAAGTTTTCTGCTAGAATTGATCAATCTATACTGCAATCATCTGTTTATAAACTACCTAAATTAGGTGAGACAACCGTATTACCTATGTCTGTTAGAGGTAAAGAGGAGTTTACTTTTAATTTTCCTGCTAATAGTGAATTTTTAGTTGAGTTTATTGTTAAATATACAGATGAGAATGGAGAACCTATAACAACCAATGTTATTGTAAGTTTTGTTAATGAAAGTGAATTTGAAGTATCTGTTGGAGCTTCATTTGAGGTTTACGGTAAGTTTAGTAAAGTTGTGAGTGGTGTCTACAAAGAAGGTCTAGAAGTTGAGGCGTCCAGTATATCTATCAAGGCGAATTATTCAAAGAGTATTACTTTTGTTGGAATAACTGAAGAATCTGTTACTATCCTTAAGGGAGCAACAAACTCTGAGTACCCTGTTAAAATATCTTCTTTGAAGACAGGGGATGAATATAATCTTCAAGAAGGGACTATACTTATTCCCAAGAATGATTTACCTGTAAAGGATGTTAGAGGTTATATTGATACTTCTTTAGTAGGAGGTAAGACTGGTATACAGTTTATAGGACTTGATAATTTTGAGAGGTTATTTACTAGAGATAAGGATTTCTGGAGGTATTTTATAAATACTCTTATATTTATGTTACAGATACCTCTTGGTATGGCATTTGCCATAATTTTGGCACTTGCTCTAAATCAGAAACTCAAGGGTATAACATTCTTTAGAACGCTTTATTTCTTACCCTACATATCGAATCTAGTTGCGGTTGCTATGTTGTGGAGATGGATATATAATGATCAAGGGTTACTTAATGAGTTGTTAAAAAGTATAGGTGTTATAAATCCACCTAGCTGGCTAGGAGATGGTAATTGGGCTAAAGTTGCTATAATAGTAATGGATGTTTGGAAGAATGTTGGTTATACTATGTTAGTATATCTTGCTTCTTTACAGCAGATACCATCGTTCCTATATGAAGCTGCTGATATAGATGGTGCTAATGAGTTGCAGAAGTTTGCCTACATAACCTGGCCTATGCTTGCACCTACTAACTTCTTCATAGTAATAATAGGTGTTATAAATGGTTTTCAAGCTTTTGGTTCTCAATATGTTCTAACAGGTGGTGGTCCTGCCGGTGCTACTAAAACAATAGTCTACTACATCTATAATAATGCATTCCAGTGGTTCCAAATGGGGTATGCTGCTGCGCTTTCTGTATTTCTTTTCTTTGTCATGATGATATTTACTATCATTCAGTGGAGAATGGGTAGAGAATCTACCTCTTCTTCTTGGTAA
- a CDS encoding flagellar biosynthetic protein FliQ, which translates to MGLIIRLLNETLVQTAVLSLPFLIVSLLVGLVISIFQATTSIQEQTLTFVPKFIAVGILILILGPILIRIFTDFTLRLFDLMVTAIK; encoded by the coding sequence ATGGGTTTGATTATAAGGCTTCTTAATGAAACTTTAGTTCAAACGGCAGTTCTTTCGCTGCCGTTTCTTATTGTATCGCTATTAGTTGGGCTTGTAATAAGTATATTCCAAGCAACTACTTCTATACAAGAGCAAACTCTTACATTTGTACCTAAATTCATAGCGGTTGGGATACTTATACTGATATTGGGGCCAATACTCATAAGAATTTTTACAGATTTCACTTTGAGACTTTTCGATCTTATGGTTACGGCGATAAAGTAA
- a CDS encoding carbohydrate ABC transporter permease: MATREAFYGQSLVEERKRKERIRNFFAYIILSIGALTMVLPFLWTISTSLKDPEDIYDKRFIPQRFGYIYVDKNNNFVVGGYKEGYTEVRAWWANFVKAWISVPFDKYYRNSLLVATVTTFGQLVTCTLAAYAFARLRWFGRDAIFLLYLGTLMIPFTVTMIPVYILFKALGLVNTLTAVILPALFSAFGTFLLRQFFVSIPYDLEEAAFIDGASRLQILWHVILPLSKGALATLGTFTFLFQWNDFLWPLVVLNSEEIKTIPVGLTAFQTAYGSQWELVMAASLIALVPVIIIYIFNQRFFTESIMLSGFGGR, translated from the coding sequence ATGGCCACTAGAGAGGCTTTTTATGGTCAAAGTTTAGTTGAAGAAAGAAAAAGGAAAGAAAGAATAAGAAACTTTTTTGCGTACATAATTTTGTCAATAGGTGCTTTGACAATGGTTCTTCCTTTTCTATGGACTATATCGACATCATTAAAGGATCCTGAGGATATATATGATAAGAGGTTTATTCCCCAAAGGTTTGGGTATATTTATGTTGACAAAAACAACAATTTTGTGGTAGGTGGGTATAAAGAAGGATATACTGAAGTTAGAGCTTGGTGGGCTAATTTTGTTAAAGCATGGATATCAGTTCCTTTTGATAAGTATTATAGAAATAGTTTACTGGTTGCTACGGTGACTACTTTTGGACAGCTTGTTACTTGTACTTTAGCTGCTTATGCGTTTGCTAGACTTAGATGGTTTGGTAGGGATGCTATATTCTTACTCTACCTAGGTACCCTTATGATACCTTTTACAGTTACAATGATACCTGTTTATATACTGTTTAAGGCATTGGGACTTGTGAATACTCTAACTGCGGTTATATTACCTGCTTTGTTCTCAGCGTTTGGTACATTTTTGCTTAGACAATTTTTTGTATCTATACCTTATGATTTAGAAGAAGCTGCTTTTATTGATGGTGCTAGTAGATTGCAGATACTTTGGCATGTTATCTTACCGTTGTCAAAAGGTGCTTTAGCTACATTAGGTACTTTCACATTTCTGTTCCAATGGAATGATTTCTTATGGCCTCTTGTAGTTTTGAACTCTGAGGAGATAAAAACCATACCTGTCGGATTAACAGCATTCCAGACAGCTTATGGGTCTCAGTGGGAGCTTGTAATGGCTGCATCTCTTATAGCACTCGTACCCGTAATTATAATATACATCTTTAACCAGAGATTCTTTACAGAAAGTATAATGTTGTCAGGATTTGGTGGAAGATAG
- the prfB gene encoding peptide chain release factor 2: MGLIERSKEVVDRVNKNIEILKIDRKIERIEEISSLLSDAYSKNDIQTASNLLIEQTNLKREVDKWINLRKEAEDILNISKEADNMNDESLLKEIEKSILLIERKLDEYEVEKFFDKDIDNSNCFLNIHPGAGGVESCDWASMLYRMYVRFLTRKGFSFEVVDFLPDDVAGIKDVTIYVKGEYAFGYLKSETGIHRLVRISPFDASKRRHTSFASVHVIPELKDDTKIVIDPSELKIETFRASGKGGQHVNKTESAVRITHIPTGIVVSIQSERSQLQNKEIALKILKSKLYELREKEIKERQEEVSGEKKNISWGNQIRSYILHPYNSVKDHRTGVETSNTSAVLDGEIDEFISSYIKWSYLNKVK; encoded by the coding sequence ATGGGTTTGATTGAAAGATCTAAGGAGGTAGTGGATAGAGTTAACAAGAACATCGAGATATTGAAGATAGATAGAAAGATTGAGAGGATAGAAGAGATATCATCATTACTCTCTGATGCTTATTCTAAAAATGATATTCAGACAGCTTCGAATCTTTTGATAGAGCAGACAAATTTAAAACGAGAGGTTGATAAGTGGATTAACTTAAGGAAGGAAGCTGAGGATATACTTAATATCTCTAAGGAAGCTGATAATATGAATGATGAGTCACTTTTGAAGGAAATAGAGAAAAGTATTCTGTTGATTGAGAGAAAACTTGATGAATATGAAGTTGAGAAGTTTTTTGATAAAGACATTGATAATAGTAATTGCTTTTTAAACATACATCCTGGTGCCGGAGGAGTTGAGTCTTGTGATTGGGCTTCAATGCTTTATAGGATGTATGTGAGGTTTTTAACAAGAAAGGGATTTAGTTTTGAGGTTGTTGATTTTTTGCCAGATGATGTGGCGGGAATAAAAGATGTTACTATATACGTCAAGGGAGAATATGCTTTTGGTTATCTTAAATCAGAAACAGGGATACACAGACTTGTTAGAATATCACCGTTTGATGCTTCGAAAAGGAGACATACTTCTTTTGCTTCTGTTCATGTGATACCAGAGTTAAAGGATGATACTAAAATTGTAATAGATCCTTCAGAGTTGAAAATAGAAACATTTAGAGCAAGTGGTAAAGGTGGTCAACATGTTAACAAAACAGAATCTGCAGTAAGAATAACCCATATTCCTACAGGTATAGTTGTTTCAATACAAAGTGAAAGATCTCAGTTACAAAACAAAGAAATTGCTCTTAAGATACTAAAGTCAAAGCTTTATGAGTTGAGAGAAAAAGAGATAAAGGAAAGGCAAGAAGAAGTATCTGGTGAAAAAAAGAATATATCATGGGGTAATCAAATAAGAAGTTATATACTTCATCCGTATAATTCTGTAAAGGATCATAGGACTGGAGTTGAAACATCAAATACATCAGCAGTTTTGGATGGAGAAATAGATGAGTTTATAAGCTCCTACATAAAGTGGTCTTACTTAAATAAGGTAAAATAA
- a CDS encoding esterase family protein, with protein MRNLLVIFVFFVLTSTQLSWAQNIEKTLNDIRNINDKLQANTLVSNTILSLELPIVKDNQITFLYFQARGKSPEEVEIILYLDNKLVTNTMERVGVSDLFVFKTNFGNSDFVDYTFRVKFSDISKRFFNDPQNRKVSFRGNLIMSKVTSNSYSGSYILTYDIEPQTKISRIEKRKLWIYLPPGYDTSKSFYPVLYMHDGQNLWDGEVLPFGGWKVNTILDTLIRSNKVEPVIVVGIANSGERPKEYVGFSTLYGLQTNEDGIKLIEENSKKSLAYMDFVVNEVMPFVEKNFRVKKGRENTGIAGASFGAGVSLHIAFNNPSKFGLIGSLSGGHYSTNSQQFREKPYKVFDYIIDKELPEKPNFKIFLSCGTTDIDAIFLVETRKMYEKLKEKEWVDGKNLYYLISTNKGHNERTWAEQLPEMLIFFFGK; from the coding sequence ATGAGAAACTTATTAGTTATTTTTGTATTTTTTGTCTTAACATCCACTCAACTGTCTTGGGCACAGAACATAGAGAAAACACTAAACGATATACGAAACATAAATGATAAATTACAGGCCAACACCCTAGTAAGCAACACAATACTATCTTTAGAATTACCAATAGTAAAGGATAATCAAATAACATTTCTATATTTTCAGGCAAGAGGTAAATCACCAGAAGAAGTTGAAATTATATTATACCTTGACAACAAACTTGTAACCAATACCATGGAAAGAGTTGGTGTAAGTGATTTGTTTGTATTCAAAACAAATTTTGGCAATTCTGATTTCGTAGACTATACGTTTAGGGTAAAATTTTCAGATATTTCCAAAAGATTTTTTAACGATCCCCAGAATAGAAAAGTATCATTTAGAGGTAATTTGATCATGAGCAAAGTCACAAGTAATAGCTACTCGGGTAGCTACATTTTAACTTACGACATTGAGCCACAAACAAAGATCTCAAGAATAGAGAAGAGAAAGTTATGGATATACTTACCACCAGGGTATGACACCTCAAAATCCTTCTATCCAGTACTTTATATGCATGATGGGCAAAACTTATGGGATGGAGAAGTATTACCTTTCGGAGGTTGGAAAGTAAACACGATACTAGATACCCTCATCAGAAGTAACAAAGTAGAACCTGTAATAGTTGTAGGAATAGCAAATTCAGGAGAAAGGCCAAAAGAATATGTAGGTTTTTCAACACTTTATGGATTACAAACTAATGAAGATGGTATAAAGCTAATTGAAGAAAACAGTAAAAAATCTCTTGCATATATGGATTTTGTTGTAAACGAAGTTATGCCTTTCGTCGAAAAAAACTTCAGGGTTAAAAAAGGACGGGAAAACACAGGAATAGCAGGAGCAAGTTTTGGAGCAGGGGTATCCTTACATATAGCTTTTAACAATCCATCAAAGTTTGGCCTTATTGGATCATTATCTGGAGGACACTATTCTACAAACTCTCAGCAGTTTAGAGAAAAACCATATAAAGTGTTTGATTACATAATTGACAAAGAACTTCCTGAAAAACCAAACTTTAAAATATTTCTATCTTGTGGAACAACAGACATAGATGCAATTTTTTTAGTCGAAACTAGAAAAATGTACGAAAAACTGAAAGAGAAAGAATGGGTTGATGGTAAAAACCTGTACTACCTAATATCTACAAATAAAGGACATAATGAACGAACCTGGGCAGAACAATTACCAGAGATGCTCATATTCTTCTTTGGTAAATAA
- the cimA gene encoding citramalate synthase, whose product MEDKVIYIYDTTMRDGRQGESVDFSVMDMLTLTKVLDDFGVDYIEGGWPASNPKDRTFFEEVRKLELKNAKICAFGSTRHAKNSVKEDTNVRELINSQTPVVTIFGKSWDLHVYKVFNISLEQNLEMIYDTIAYLKDSGKEVIYDAEHFFDGFKDNPDYALKTLMMAEKAGADNISLADTNGGTLPSEIREIIKSVREVIKTPLGIHAHNDSELGVANSLQAVESGVVLVQGTINGFGERCGNANLISIIPSLILKMGKKLNKVDKEKLKKLRDISMFVYDLVNLPPNERQPFVGASAFAHKGGVHVNAVQKDPRTYEHIDPELVGNVRRILISEQAGRSNVLTKIKNIEDLKHIADDDGMLKLVLEKVKNLESQGYSFESSEASFELLVRDTIGSRVEFFECVSFTVNVLKNGDNFINDALVKIRVKDNLEITADEGDGPVNALDRALRKGLVKFYPNINNLMLIDYKVRIINPKEGSAAKIRVLTEFKYDNTTFTTIGVSENIIDASFQAITDAFRYFLLKHSS is encoded by the coding sequence ATGGAAGATAAGGTAATATACATCTACGATACGACAATGAGAGATGGTAGGCAAGGAGAGAGTGTTGATTTTTCTGTTATGGATATGCTTACTCTTACGAAGGTATTGGATGATTTTGGTGTTGATTATATAGAGGGAGGATGGCCTGCGTCTAATCCGAAAGATAGAACATTTTTTGAAGAGGTTAGAAAGCTTGAACTGAAAAATGCTAAAATATGTGCTTTTGGGAGTACAAGACATGCTAAGAATTCTGTTAAAGAAGATACTAATGTAAGAGAGCTCATAAATTCGCAGACTCCAGTTGTAACTATATTTGGAAAATCTTGGGATTTACATGTTTATAAAGTTTTTAACATAAGTCTTGAGCAAAACTTAGAAATGATATACGACACTATAGCGTATTTAAAAGATAGTGGTAAAGAAGTTATATACGATGCGGAACATTTCTTTGATGGTTTTAAGGATAACCCTGATTATGCCCTTAAGACTTTGATGATGGCTGAAAAAGCAGGAGCTGATAATATATCTCTGGCTGATACCAATGGAGGTACTTTGCCTTCAGAGATTAGAGAGATTATTAAATCTGTTAGAGAGGTTATAAAGACACCTTTAGGCATACACGCGCATAATGATAGTGAGTTAGGAGTTGCGAATTCTCTGCAGGCCGTTGAAAGTGGAGTAGTATTGGTGCAAGGTACTATAAATGGATTTGGAGAGAGATGTGGTAATGCTAATCTTATCTCAATAATACCATCTTTGATACTCAAGATGGGTAAGAAATTGAATAAAGTCGATAAAGAGAAATTGAAGAAGTTAAGAGATATATCAATGTTTGTTTATGATCTAGTTAATCTACCGCCAAACGAAAGACAACCTTTTGTGGGAGCTAGTGCTTTTGCCCATAAGGGTGGGGTTCATGTAAATGCTGTTCAAAAGGATCCTAGGACCTATGAGCATATTGATCCAGAGTTAGTTGGTAATGTAAGAAGAATACTTATATCAGAGCAGGCAGGTAGAAGTAATGTATTAACAAAAATAAAAAATATAGAAGATCTAAAACACATAGCGGACGATGATGGAATGTTAAAATTAGTTTTGGAGAAGGTTAAAAACCTTGAAAGTCAGGGGTATAGTTTTGAAAGTTCAGAGGCATCTTTTGAATTGCTCGTTAGAGATACAATAGGTAGCAGAGTTGAATTTTTTGAATGTGTTAGTTTTACTGTTAACGTTTTGAAGAATGGCGATAACTTTATAAATGATGCACTTGTCAAAATAAGGGTTAAAGATAATCTTGAAATAACAGCAGATGAAGGGGATGGACCTGTCAATGCTCTTGATAGAGCATTAAGAAAGGGTCTTGTAAAATTCTATCCAAATATCAACAATCTTATGCTTATAGACTATAAGGTTAGGATAATAAATCCAAAAGAAGGATCTGCTGCTAAAATAAGGGTTTTGACGGAGTTTAAATATGATAACACTACTTTCACTACTATAGGTGTTTCTGAAAATATAATAGATGCTAGTTTCCAAGCAATAACCGATGCTTTTAGATATTTCTTACTAAAACATTCTTCCTGA
- the rlmB gene encoding 23S rRNA (guanosine(2251)-2'-O)-methyltransferase RlmB encodes MNEPGQNNYQRCSYSSLVNNTMIFFGINSTIEALNSKHSRNIKEIIVEDVKRSPRIQRIIEISSRLGIKIRSVNKNVLKNIAKTSSHQGIAFDLRNFQYTDIEEAIKKRNNIVLCDSITDPNNLGSIMRNAILFGFNTIVITKDRSIDITPTVAKVSSGALFHLDIVKIVNLGRTIELLKEEGYYIIGLDVNGQKEISELVTKGLVGLVLGAEGKGLRELIKKKCNALCRIETTNKIDSLNVAVASGIAMYELFKRTTI; translated from the coding sequence ATGAACGAACCTGGGCAGAACAATTACCAGAGATGCTCATATTCTTCTTTGGTAAATAACACTATGATATTCTTTGGTATCAACTCTACTATCGAAGCACTTAATTCAAAACATTCAAGAAACATCAAAGAAATAATAGTAGAAGACGTTAAAAGGAGTCCTAGAATCCAAAGAATTATTGAAATTTCTTCAAGATTAGGTATAAAAATACGATCCGTTAACAAAAACGTCCTAAAAAACATAGCAAAAACTTCATCCCATCAAGGAATCGCTTTCGATCTCAGGAACTTTCAATATACCGATATTGAAGAAGCTATAAAAAAAAGAAATAATATAGTATTATGCGACTCTATAACAGATCCTAACAATCTAGGTAGCATAATGAGGAACGCTATTCTCTTTGGTTTTAACACAATTGTAATAACAAAAGATAGAAGTATTGACATAACACCTACTGTTGCGAAAGTTTCATCAGGTGCATTATTTCATTTAGATATTGTCAAAATTGTAAACCTCGGAAGAACAATTGAACTACTGAAAGAAGAAGGATACTACATAATAGGACTTGACGTAAACGGACAAAAAGAAATCTCAGAACTAGTTACAAAAGGATTAGTCGGCTTGGTTTTAGGAGCAGAAGGAAAAGGATTAAGAGAACTCATAAAGAAAAAGTGTAATGCTCTATGCAGAATAGAAACAACCAATAAAATTGACTCGCTAAACGTCGCTGTAGCATCTGGAATTGCTATGTATGAATTATTCAAAAGAACAACTATCTAG
- a CDS encoding iron-sulfur cluster assembly accessory protein: MINLTEKAASVLKKIFEDNNITNGFLRFIVMANGCGCSGQKYGLYIDDKKQNDDLVFESNGLTIVVDPISYEEAKGSTIDYVKDEIFGEGFKVINPNDSCGCDTGSCKQN; this comes from the coding sequence ATGATAAATCTTACAGAGAAAGCAGCAAGTGTACTGAAGAAAATATTTGAAGATAATAACATAACTAATGGTTTTCTAAGATTCATAGTAATGGCAAACGGTTGTGGATGCTCAGGACAAAAATATGGACTTTACATTGATGACAAAAAACAGAATGATGACTTAGTTTTTGAAAGCAATGGATTGACAATAGTAGTAGATCCTATAAGCTACGAAGAAGCAAAGGGATCCACAATCGATTATGTAAAAGACGAAATATTTGGAGAAGGGTTTAAAGTTATAAATCCTAATGATAGTTGTGGATGTGATACCGGTAGCTGCAAACAAAACTAG
- the mutL gene encoding DNA mismatch repair endonuclease MutL, with protein sequence MGKIRILDEDTISKISAGEVIDSPYSVVRELVDNSIDAGSTRIIVNVLEGGKKLIEVLDDGEGMDKEDLEKCYLRHSTSKIEKFDNIYSITTMGFRGEALASIAEVSELEIISKRRETNEGYKLSVKGGKFESLIPHPSKDGTTVKVKNLFFNMPPRREFLKSTTTEFKNILDIFIKKAIPLPQINFELYHNLKKELILPKTNSYLERIMSIFPEIKQLTYIKKTFEDMEIEILFSKPSVTRQTRNLQHIYVNSRFVESKTFLTAVSNAYSNLVPKGNFPIVFCFVKVDPSLIDVNIHPAKKEIKFKNEGKLFHYIISTIKEGLSESNQTLDIEESLKFNPIEQSIKSSLESFLKSKEKEYEIQKIKESKNQGNTLLTTLTPITTPENTYPPTSINKSEINQLQTRISQKYRFIGIAFKTYLIFEELGTDRLLILDQHASDERLTFSKLYKQIIENKSLSKQILISPITIEVSSICTNIVKEKIKTFEKLGFEIKIQDKLYIYTVPSFFSKNIDPTSSIIEICEKLQEGIEPSLENILEILSIISCRSSIKAGDIISPIEAYKLLEDVMSIEDKYSCPHGRPTMVYISKKTLEKIFSRK encoded by the coding sequence ATGGGGAAAATAAGAATACTCGACGAAGATACTATATCTAAAATATCAGCTGGCGAAGTAATTGACAGCCCTTATTCAGTAGTAAGAGAACTAGTTGACAACTCAATTGATGCAGGAAGTACTAGAATAATAGTAAACGTGTTAGAAGGAGGTAAAAAGCTCATAGAAGTATTAGATGATGGTGAAGGAATGGATAAAGAAGACCTAGAAAAATGTTACCTAAGACACTCAACAAGTAAAATAGAAAAGTTTGACAACATATATAGCATTACAACAATGGGATTTAGGGGAGAAGCACTAGCAAGCATAGCAGAAGTTTCAGAACTAGAAATAATATCAAAAAGAAGAGAAACAAACGAAGGGTACAAACTTTCAGTCAAAGGAGGCAAATTTGAATCACTCATACCACACCCATCAAAAGACGGTACTACTGTAAAAGTAAAAAACCTATTTTTCAACATGCCGCCAAGAAGAGAATTCTTGAAAAGCACTACCACAGAATTTAAAAACATTTTGGATATTTTCATAAAGAAAGCAATTCCGTTACCACAAATAAACTTTGAACTATATCATAACCTAAAAAAAGAACTCATCTTACCCAAAACAAATTCATACTTAGAAAGAATAATGTCCATCTTCCCAGAAATAAAACAACTTACTTACATCAAAAAAACTTTCGAAGACATGGAAATTGAAATACTATTCTCAAAACCTTCAGTTACAAGACAAACTAGAAACTTACAACACATATATGTTAATAGCAGATTCGTTGAATCAAAAACATTTTTAACAGCCGTCTCAAATGCCTACTCAAATTTAGTTCCAAAAGGTAATTTTCCAATAGTATTCTGTTTTGTAAAAGTAGATCCGTCGCTTATCGATGTTAACATACATCCTGCCAAAAAAGAAATAAAATTCAAAAACGAAGGTAAACTATTTCACTACATAATATCTACAATAAAAGAAGGATTATCTGAATCCAATCAAACACTAGATATTGAAGAATCTCTTAAATTCAACCCTATAGAACAAAGTATCAAATCCTCACTGGAAAGTTTTCTAAAATCAAAGGAAAAAGAATATGAAATCCAAAAAATCAAAGAATCAAAAAACCAAGGTAATACGCTTTTAACAACACTTACTCCGATTACAACCCCAGAAAATACGTACCCACCTACTTCTATCAACAAATCAGAAATCAATCAACTCCAAACCAGAATTTCACAAAAATATAGATTCATCGGAATTGCTTTTAAAACCTACCTAATATTCGAAGAATTAGGCACAGACAGATTATTAATCCTAGATCAGCACGCCTCAGATGAAAGACTTACATTTTCAAAACTATACAAACAGATAATCGAAAATAAATCTCTATCAAAACAAATCTTAATATCACCAATAACGATAGAAGTATCATCTATATGTACAAACATAGTAAAAGAGAAAATCAAAACTTTTGAAAAACTAGGGTTTGAAATAAAAATTCAAGATAAACTTTACATATATACTGTACCTTCATTCTTTAGTAAAAACATAGATCCAACTAGTAGCATAATCGAAATTTGCGAAAAACTACAAGAAGGAATAGAACCTAGCCTAGAAAATATCTTAGAGATACTATCAATTATTTCTTGCAGAAGTTCAATAAAAGCAGGTGATATAATATCCCCAATTGAGGCATACAAGCTACTAGAAGATGTTATGTCAATAGAAGATAAATATTCTTGCCCACACGGAAGACCAACTATGGTTTACATATCTAAAAAGACACTAGAAAAGATATTCTCAAGAAAATAA
- a CDS encoding TRIC cation channel family protein, which yields MNTLYFFDLFGTFVFSATGAIRGIEKKLDLFGIFVVSFLTAVGGGTIRDIIINKIPFYFYDLNYTVFILLGMVSVIVFRNVVERYRSILVYLDAIGLGVFSVIGAEKGMTSNLPEVGVIIVGLITGIGGGILRDVLVKEIPFVLEKEIYATASILGLVLFVLLVKFSTIPFIFIVWISIGVIVGVRIMSYLLNINLPKV from the coding sequence ATGAACACTTTGTATTTTTTTGATCTTTTTGGAACTTTTGTTTTTTCTGCAACGGGTGCTATAAGGGGTATTGAAAAAAAACTGGATTTGTTTGGCATTTTTGTTGTTAGTTTTCTTACAGCAGTTGGGGGTGGTACAATAAGGGATATAATTATAAACAAAATCCCCTTCTATTTCTATGACCTTAACTATACTGTGTTTATACTGCTTGGAATGGTTTCCGTAATAGTTTTTAGAAATGTTGTTGAGAGGTATAGAAGTATATTGGTTTATCTTGATGCTATTGGTTTGGGGGTATTTAGTGTAATAGGTGCAGAAAAAGGTATGACTTCTAATCTTCCAGAGGTAGGCGTTATTATAGTTGGTTTGATAACAGGTATAGGTGGTGGAATACTTAGAGATGTTTTAGTGAAGGAAATACCGTTTGTGTTGGAAAAAGAGATATATGCAACAGCAAGTATACTAGGACTTGTATTGTTTGTATTACTTGTAAAATTTTCTACTATACCTTTCATATTTATTGTTTGGATTAGTATAGGGGTTATTGTTGGAGTAAGAATAATGTCTTATTTGCTTAATATTAACCTTCCAAAGGTTTAG